The window GAGAACTCGACCACTATCGACCGTCGCCGGTTCATCCAGGCGACCATGGCCTCCACAGCAGTGCTTGGAGGAGTCTCGTCGGCAGGTGCACTCCAGTCGTCCGGTAACACGCAGTACTCCATCGAACAGAAAGGCAAGTGCATCCCGATAGAACCGCTTTCGATGTCGGGACTCCCCGTCGAGGAGTTCTACGACTACCGCACGCCGGATACGGACCCGATGTCGTACAAGTACGCCTCCTTCGGAACTGAAAGCCTCCAGCGTGACGACACCAGTCTCCTGTTCCTGTACGAGGGACCGAAAGGACTGAGCCTCGTCATGATTCACGACAAGCTGGACAGTGACGGCGGCGGTGCCGTTTCGTTCCGCATCACGAGCCTCCCCGTGCAAGGGAAATTCGTCATCAAGGACGACCAGTACGACGGATCCACAAACCGTGATACGTTCGACTACTCCGTCACCCGCGACTGGAACGGAAACAAGTCCGCGAACGCGGTCGTCCACTGGACGTGGCAGGGTGGCCGCTCCGACGGGGGCGTCTATCGTGGACTGGGCAACGATTTCGAGTTCACGATTCATCCCCAGTTCAACAAACAAGCTCTCCTCTCCGACGAGGGTGGCGAATATCAAGGTGACGTGAAGAAATGGGAGGTCCTCTCCGGCAACGTCAACAACCCGACGCGGACGGAGTTGAAGATGAACGAGCCGGTCAAGATAACGAGCAAGAGCTGTAGCGCGGAAACGACGGCACAGCAAAAGACGACGAGCGGAGGTGGCGAGAAAACGACGAGTCCGGCCAAAACTACCTCGAAGCCGTCCGACGTGAACAGCGGTGGAAAATCGTTCTTCGGCAAACTCTGGGACGGTATCGCCTCCGTGCTGAACTCGGTGGTGTCGTTTTTCACCAGCCTGTTCTGATCCTGCCGACGGTTTCGGTAGTGGTTGGATCTACAACTGAAACGTGACCCGTTTTATTCGTCTTGACCGAGGATACCGCGATGAGTCATCGCTTCCGGGTCGATGATCTCGTCCGCCTCCTCCTCGCTTAGGTACCCCTTTTCGACGACGACTTCGCGGACCGTCTTGCCTTCCTTGAGTGCCTCTTTGGCCGCCTTCGACGCTTTGTCGTAGCCGATGTGCGGGTTGAGCGCGGTGGCCAACGCCATGCTCTGTTCGACTTGCGTTTCACAATGTTCCGCATCGACGTCCAACTTCTGGACGAATTTCTCCGCGAACACCGTGCTACTGTTGGAAATGAGTTCGGCGGATTGGAGGAAGTTGTGCGCCAACACGGGTTTGTACAGGTTGAGATCGAGTTGTCCTTCCCCTGCACCGTATTCGACGGCGGTGTCGTTGCCGACGACTTGCTTGTGCATCTGGTTGACTGCCTCGGCGACGACGGGGTTGATTTTGCCGGGCATGATGGAACTGCCGGGCTGGTTTTCCGGTTGGTCGATTTCGCCGAGTCCGTTGCGCGGACCCGATGCCAGCAGACGGAGATCGTTTGCGATCTTGTTGAGCGAGCCTGCAACCGTTCGAAGCGCGCCGTGCGCCTCGGCCATGGCGTCGTGAGCGGCCTGCGCCTCGAAATGGTTGTCGGCCTCACGGAACTCGATCCCAGTCTCCTCGCTGATGTACTCCGCGGCGAGCGACGGGAACTCCGGATGTGTGTTGAGACCGGTTCCAACCGCGGTCCCACCGAGGGCCAGTTCGGCGAGGTGGTCGCGCGTGTGGTCGATACGGGCGAGGCCTTTCTCGATCTGCGTTCGATAGCCACCGAACTCCTGCCCGACACGGACCGGAGTTGCGTCCTGGAGGTGGGTACGACCCGTCTTCACCACATCGTCATATTCTTCTTCTTTCTCAGCGAGTGCTTCGCGGAGGGTGTCGAGTGCCGGGAGGACGTCCTTCTCGACGGCTTCGAGCGCCGAAACGTGCATCGCGGTCGGAATCACGTCGTTACTCGACTGGCCGAAGTTGACGTGGTCGTTCGGGTGGATGTCACGTGAGCCGACTTCACTGCCATAGATCTCCGCGGCACGGTTCGCGATGACTTCGTTCGCGTTCATGTTCGAGGACGTGCCGCTGCCGGTTTGGAACACGTCTACCGGGAACTGGTCGTCGTGTTCGCCAGCGATGACTTCGTCGGCGGCCTGGATGATGACGTCCGCTTCGTCCTCTTCTATCATTCCGAGGTCACGGTTGGCCTGCGCCGCGGCCTTTTTGACCACGCCGAGGGCACGGATGAACCGCCGCCCGAACGTAATTCCCGAGATGGGGAAGTTCTGCACCGCGCGCTGCGTTTGTGCGCCCCAGTAGGCGTCGGCGGGCACTTTCATCTCCCCGAGACTGTCCTCCTCGATTCGGTAATCCTCGTCGCTCATACCCGTGGGGTCTTGGGCCACGAATAAATAATGTGCTCAATCAGATCCACTTACACACGTTAGTAACCCTACTAATCTCGAACAGTAAAATCACACAGTAATTATTTCAATACCTCTAGCTAGGATATAAATATAGTTTGTATTTTTAATGATTAACTCGCCTCAGAATTAACTTAACAATAATTAAGTGGGTCTTTCGATATGGTTCTGATACACTTATCAGGTGTGACTATGGCAAACAATGAAAACGGCGGTATGTCACGACGGGACTACGCGAAATATGCCGGTCTTGCAGGCGTCGTCGGTACCACAGGTCTTGCAGGCTGCCTCGGCGGCGGGAACGGAGACGAGGGAAAGGACGGGTCCAAGAATGGTGGAAACAAGGTCGAAGTCCAGCACTGGTGGACGGGGGGTGACGGTAACGCGGCCATCACGGCACTCTTCGAAGGGTTCGAGAAGAAACACGACATCACGGTTAAATCGAACCCGGTCTCCGGCGGAGCCGGACAGAACTTGAAAAACGTCATCAAAAAGCGCGTTCTCAACAGCGACCCTCCAAGCACGTGGCAGGCATGGCCTGGAAAGAACCTTCATCCCTACGTCGAGGCAGACAAACTGGAGGACATCGGTGAATCGGTCTGGTCCAAAAACGACATGAAAAACGCATACCTGAAAGGACCGAAAGAGGCGGCGAAACCCAACGGAAAGTTCGTTACTGTTCCGCTCAACATCCATCGTCTAAACAATCTCTTTTACAACGTCGAAGTCGTCGAGAAGGCAGGTGTCGATCCATCCAGCATCTCGAAACCGAGTGACCTCGTGGATGCGATGAAGACGGTGGAAAACAATACGAATGCGGTCGGGATGGCCCATCAAACGAAATCCGGATGGTCGACGCTACAGCTGTGGGCACAGGTACTCCTCGGTGAACACGGCGAGCAAACGTATGCGGCGTTCACTGATGGAAAGGTAAAACAGAACAAGCAGGCAGTGAAACAGTCGCTCTCGCTGGTAAAAGAGTACCACAAACATTTCAACGGCGACGCGGGGTCCATCGATTGGCAGCAGGCGAACAAGAAACTCATCAACGGAAAGGCTGCGTTCATCCATCAAGGAGATTGGGCTGCCGGGATGTATCGCGCTCAGGACAGCTTCGAGTTCGAAAAGCAATGGAACATGGTTCCGTTTCCCGGCACGAAGGGGAAGTATTCACTCGTCATGGACTCGTTCCCATTCCCGAAGAACAACCCAACGAAGGAGGAGACCAAAAAGTTCCTTCAGTACGTCGGCTCAGTCGATGCGCAGGAACGATTCAACCCGAAAAAAGGATCGATTCCGCCACGCACGGACGTTCCGAAGGATAAGTTCGGTCCGTTCCTTTCGCGTCAAATGGACCAGTTCAAGAGTTCGAAATCACAGCCACCGTCCATCGCACACGGACTCGCGACGACCCCCGAGACATTGACGAAACTCGACGACGCAGCCACGTCCTTCAATTCGAGTTGGAACGTGGACAAGACGTACAATAAGTTCGTCTCGGCGTTCGAACCGAACTGATCTCGCGCTCGATTTTCCATGCAAAGGATACGTAAATCACTGAAAAAAGTCAGACGGCGTCTGAGACGTACCCGTATTCACACTACTGGCGTCCTCGTGAGTGACGACGGAGCGAACGAAGGCTCACCGGAACTTCGCTCCGATGGCGGGACGATAACCGAGGAACGACGCGAGACCGAACAGTCGATCTTCCAAAACGAGTTCGTCCAAAGTATTCCGTTCTGGTTGCCCCCGTTCTTGCTGATGGGATTCTTCGTCTACGGCGCAATCGGGTGGAATCTCATCATCTCGCTTACCGACTTCGCGTCGCTCACGCTCCCGACGTATGACCCGACGACGTTTGACCTCGAGATGTACCGACAGGCGTGGAACGACCCCAACTTCTGGAACGCGGCGCAGAATACGTTCGTTCTGCTGATCGTGTTCACCGCACTGTGTCTGGTCGTTGGACTCGCGTTAGCGATCCTCATCGATCGCGGAATTCGATTCGAAAACGCATTTCGAACGATCTACCTCCTGCCAATGAGCCTTTCGTTCGTCGTGACGGCGAAAGTCTGGGCGTGGATGTACAACTTCGAAAGCGGAATGATAAACGTCACACTCAGACAGTTCAGCTTAGGGTTTTTTAGCTATCACTGGATAAGCAACCCGACGACAAAACTCGCCGCAGTCATCTTCGCGCTTATCTGGCAGTTCAGTGGCTACGCGATGGTCGTCTACCTCGCAGGATTGCGGGCGATTCCGGACTCTCACTTCGAGGCTGCACGAGTCGATGGCGCAAGCACGTGGCGAATGTACCGCCGTGTGATTGTCCCGCAGTTGCGTTCGTCAACGATGGGCGCGGCGGTGGTATTGATGGTGTTCGCGCTCAAGGCCTTCGACTTCCTCTACGTGATGTTTGGGACGAATCCCGGCCCGGCGGCAGACATCCTGGCGACGATGATGTTCCGTGAAGCGTTCGCATCCAACCAATGGGCATACGGGTCGGCGATCGCAATCGTCCTCTTTGCCATGGCGCTCACCGTCGTCGGTCCGTACCTCTACAGCGAGTACAAGCGAGGTGAACTATGAAATCGAAGAAAGGACGAGTGGCGCTCTACTGCGTCCTGTTCGCACTTGTCGCGTTCTATTTGGCACCGCTGGAGTCGGCAATCATGACTGCCTTCAAGACGTCCAGCGCATTCAATGAGACGCTCCCGTTTGCACCGCCAGGACTGGACGGATTCACCCTCGACGCGTGGCGAGTGGCGACAACCAAACTCTCCCACGGTATCCTGAACAGTCTGCTGTTGGCGATTCCAGCGACGATACTGTCGGCCACCCTCGGGAGTCTCGCTGCGTACGGCGTGACCAACGTTGAGTGGAAGTACCAGATGCCGATTATCGCATTGTTCGTCGCAGGCATCTTCATCCCGTATCAGGCGGTTCTGGTGCCGCTGTCGCGACTGTTTGCCATTGTGGACACCCAGTCTTTACTGGCACCGTTGTGGGGACTGCCGCTGATGCGCGCCCACTACGCGAACATCATCAACCTCATCATCGCACACACGGCGTACGGGATTCCGATTACCTTCCTGCTGTTCCGTTCGTACTATCGGAACCTCTCGGAAGAGATGCTGGAAGCGGCCCGTCTCGACGGGGCGAGCGTGTTCAGCATTTATCGGAACATCGTGCTCCCGCTGTCGAAGCCGATGTTCGCGGTGACGCTTATCTATCAGTTCACACAGGTGTGGAACGATCTCCTGTTTGCGCTGGTCATCCTACCCGGCGGAGCAGGAGCGGGCGAACCAGTGACCGTCGCCCTGACGAACCTCAGCGGCGGAATCATCCAATCGTTCGGACTACAGATGGCGGGCGCGTTCGTCGCGGCAGTGCCCACGCTCATCGTGTACATTGCATTCGGGGAACAGTTCGCAAAAGGAGTTGCTAACTAATGATACGAAACGATACGATGGAACGGAGGAACCGGAACGATGGCTGAACTCACACTCGACGGCGTGACGAAGTGGTTCGACGACGACAGCGACCGGATCGTCGCAGTTGATGACGCGAATATCGACATTGAGGACGGGGAGTTCCTCGTCCTCGTCGGCCCCTCGGGATGCGGAAAATCGACTACGCTCCGGATGATTGCCGGATTGGAAACCATATCGGACGGTGCGATCCGCCTCGACGGACGAACCATCAACGACCAACCGCCGACGACGCGGGACATCGCCATGGTGTTCCAATCCTACGCGCTCTATCCGCACATGACGGTTCGGGAGAACATGAGCTTCGGATTGGAGGAGTCCACGGACCTCTCGGACGACGATATTTCACGGCGCGTCGAAGAGACCGCCGAGATGATGGGCATTTACGACTTGCTCGACCGAAAGCCCAGTGAACTGTCCGGCGGTCAGCAACAGCGTGTCGCGTTGGGACGAGCGATCGTCCGCGACCCCGAGGTGTTCCTGATGGACGAACCGTTGTCGAACCTCGACGCCAAACTGCGGTCACAGATGCGCACCGAACTGCAGCGATTGCAGGAAGACCTCGGTGTGACGACGGTGTACGTCACGCACGACCAGACGGAGGCGATGACGATGGGTGACCGAATCGCCATTCTGAACGACGGAAAACTCCAGCAGGTTGCGACCCCGATCGAGGCATATCACCGGCCTGCGAACCGATTCGTTGCAGGGTTCATCGGCGATCCGTCGATGAACTTCTTCGAGATGAAACGCGACGGGGACACACTGGTCGGCGAGAACTTCGAGTATTCACTCTCCGCGGAGGCGCTCGATGAAGTCGGCGACACCGAGCGCGTAACGCTCGGCATCCGCCCGGAGGATATCGAACTCGTCTCAAGCGACGAGAGCGCACACGAGTTCCGGACCGTCGTGGACGTCGTCGAACCGATGGGCAACGAGAACAACGTCTACCTTCGGTTCGCGTCGGCGAACGACCGGTCGGCGAAGGGACAAGTAGCAGCGGAGCAACCGACCGAAGACGGACCGACAGGGGAACGACGGACGTTCGTCGTCACGGTCGGTGGGATGCAGACCATCGACGAAGGGCAAGAAGTGGTCTCCCGGATACCGGAGACCGCGATACATCTGTTCGACACAGAGACGGGTACTGCACTTCGGAATCGAGCGCTCGATCTATCCGAGGCGTCGGTTCCGAACCGCTAACCGTCTTCCTGCGGGTCGTTACTGTTCGTACTCTTCGGGCGTGTAGGTTTTCAGTTCGAGCGCGTGGATGTCCGTCGTCATGTGATCGCCCAGCGCGTCGTAAACCAGTTGATGCTGTTGCACCAGCGTTTTGCCCTCGAAGGCGGGCGAGACGACGAGTGCGGCGAGGTGGTCCTCATCGTGTTCGCCACGAGGGTGCGTGACCGTCACGTCGGCGTCTTCGAGTTCCGATTCGATGAGTGCAACGACTTCGTCGGCGTTCATGGATGATGATATCGCCTGAAGGGTTAAAAAGTCGGAGGAACGGAGCGCGTGATGGGTCGAAGCATGCTTCCGACGATGGACGACCGGGACGAGCGCGAGCGGGTGACGGGAATCGGTTGGGAAAGGTGGTCGTCACGAAGCGAAGGCGGTACGACCGTTGCTGGAAATAGTTGTCACCGAACCTCGGGAGTGGAAACCGGTCGTGAGAAAGTGCGCTTCCGATACCGTACCTCGTCTCCGACGGGGGACTAGCTCCACCAGCCGAACTGTTCTTTGGCCTGTTCGATGGCGCCCTCGACTTTCTTCTCGAGTTCGTCGATGGACCGCTCGACATGGTGGACTCGCTCGCGGGGAATCCGGCGGACGATATCGTCGCCCTCGTCGTTCTCACCGACCTTCACGAGCCAATGGTCGTCGAAGTACACAATATCGTCGTTTTCGACTTCGCGTTCGGTCGTTCCATCCGGAGCGTCGTAGACGATGGTCGCCGTACCGACATCTGGGTCGGGCATGATTCGTTCCTGTGCCCGGAAAACAGAAACGTCTGTTGGCCGGAAACGAACGTGTCACTCCTCAAGCGCCCGACGTTTCAAATCGACGCGATAGTCGGAAAGTACGTCTCGACCCATGATGAGTTGATATCGCATGTGGCTACGGTCGACGACGCTTGCGGTCGTCCGATGCCATCTGTCGCCGATGACGATGTCGACGTCCACCAGGGGACGTTTCTTGCTCGACTGCTGGCTCCCCGACCGGACCGTGGTACTGCTTTTGATCGGACCGGCACCCACCTTTGCGGCGAGGTCGATTCCGATGCTCGTCCGTTTTGCCCCGGTGTCGGCTTTGGCGACGACCGAATCGAGCCCCACCATTCCGTTGACCAACACGCGCTCGGTGTAGCCGACCGTCCGGGGATTACCGTCGGAATTCGAATTCGCAGGGGTGGGTTTACAACGGGGAACCGAGTCGTCGAACGTGTCGGCGAGTGTTTCGACTTGCTCGTTCGAGACCGACCCGCCGACCCGCTCGATAGCGAGGCGTGCGATAGAGGGTGCTGCACTTCTCCCCGTGGCGCGATAGAGTCCCCTGAATCCTGCGGTTGGGTTTACTTCGAGGACGTACCACTCCTCGTTCCACCTCATCAAATCGACGCCAGCGATATCGAGGCCGACAGCGACTGTTGCTTCTCGGGCGACGGTGCCGACTTCGTCGGCCAGTTCGTCGGTCGCATCCTCCGGAACGCCACCGCGGGCGACGTTTGTCCGCCAGTCGCCATTGGGCGCCAAGCGACGCATTATCCCGACTATCTCGCCGTCTACGACGTACGCGCGAACGTCCCACTGCCGGTCGTTTTGATCGAGAAATCGCTGGACAAACGTATGTCGCCGTCCGACGAGATGACTGGGGTGGCCCGTGTCGTCGAGTTTCCACGTCGTTTCTCCGTGCGTTCCAACGCCGGTTTTTATCACTAATGGATTTTCGAGGTGGTCACGTCCCGCGGCGAACGAACTGCTGCTCAGTGCAAAATACGAGTCGGGCGTCCGAACGCCGTGGTCGGAAAGGCGGACAGCAGTTGCGTATTTATGTACCGCAGTCAGCACGTTGTGGGGGTGATTGAGCATCGGACGGATTCCGGCGAGGATGTTGGCGATCTCTAGCTCTTCGAGTGGGTCGTCGATAGTCGCCAGCAGAAGACGGTTCACGAGTACATCGACGCTCGGAACGAGGCGTGCTTGGTCGTCGATAATTTCGACGTGTGTGTTTGCCTTTCGAAGCCAGATCGGAGTGTGTCCCAACGCCTCGATTGCGTTCAAGATGGCTTTCGTCTCCTTACTGTTGTGAAAACTCAGAACACCTACTCGAACGGAACCATCGCGTGAGACTGCCATACGTACCGTAGGGGTGGCACGAGCGTGTCGTTTTCGCCACGTATATTCAGTATGAGAGGAGCGCGCGGAAGCGAACGATGTTCGATATCCTGACTCCGGCTACAGCCCCATGGCCTGCACCAGTGAAATTCCGCTCGCGAGCGCGCCGACGAGATAGCCGCCGATTGCACCGCCGTTTAGGAGCGGGAGACCGGCGTGTGCACGACCTTTGAGAACCATCCAAAGGAGGACGACCAGTCCGGCCAGGGTCCCGACCATCGCGGTGAGAGCGGGCAGGTTCAGTGCGAATCCCGAAACGAGGGGTTTGGCGGGCGAGAAGAAGGCTGCACTGGCGACGAGCACGGTCGGCATCACGGCATCACCGAGTCCGATGAAGAAAGCGTCCCTGTCGCCCGAGTCGGCGTCGGGTTCGCCGGATTCCTCGTCTCCGCTTGACTCCACGATTTCGTCCGATCTGCCAGTCTCGTTCGATTCACCGGCCTCGTCCGATTCGTCACCTGGCGACACCGCACCCTCGCTGGTGGCCTGTGCGGTGTCCTCCAGGAACGAGTATGAGAGCGTCATAGGAATGACGAGGATGACGGGGATTTTCAGGTCCATCACGCCGGAAGCGAGCGTGAGCATATGTTCCGTGCCGTAGACGCTGATAGCGTCGTAGATGGCGAGCACCGCTAGCAGTATGATCGCGGGAAGCAGGCCGAAACTGATGCCGAACAGTCCCGCCGCGCCCGCACCCATGACCACTCCGGCAGTGTCGATGACGTACCACTCGGGATACACTGCGAGCGCGAGCGCGACGAGTCCCGCCGCGCCCCACGCGATGACGTTGACCGGTGCGCCGCCAACCGTCACCTCGACCGTGGGTGGGATAACGACGCTAAACACGTACAGCGATAGCATGCCGCTCGTGAGGATGATGACCGCTCGAAGAATCCATTCGACGCCGAGTTTGATGACCGCGAGCATTCCGGCGGTGAAGACGAGGATGACCCCAACGTAGACGAGACTGTTGGTCGGGTCGGAGGGGTCTTCGACCGTCTGGTAACCCGCCGATTCGAACGGTTCGACAAGCGCCAACGCGCCGAGTTGCACCCCGAGGAAGATGGCGATGGTCAACCCGGACGCGAATAGCACTCGCGTTCGTTTGTTCATGGCCGAAGCAATGAAGTGACCCCTCTTTGTGGTTTTGGGTTCGACATTTCCGTGCAGTGTCGTGTTTTCTTCCCGATTCGGTACCCATGAGTGCGTTCGACTGCATCGCGCTTTCGCTGGTCCGTGAGTCGGCACGTTTTGTGACTGGCGGTCGGAGCCGTGACTTCCTCCGATTGCGATGAGTGCGTGAGACGCTATTCAGAGTATTCTCGTTCCGCATCCGATGACGGTACGTGCTATTCCCCGGTTAACGCCTCACTCGCGGGTGAGAGGGAAATCGTCGAACCCAACCCTTCCTCCCGAGCTTTCTCGTAGAGCAGGTACGCGGACGCAACAGTTTCGATGCCCGTTCCGCCACTGTCGAAGACGGTGATTTCGTCCTCCGATTCTCGGCCTGTGGCTTCACCCGCGACGATTTCGCCGAGTTCGGCGTGGATGTGGTCGTCGGTGACGGCACCCGTTTCGACCGCGGCGAGGAACGACCCGGCGTCTTGTGTCGCTCGCTCGCGCAGGTCGGGGACGTACGTCGCACGCTCGATGGTTGTCGCATCGAGTTCGCGCTTTTTTGGGTGGTACTGCCCCATCGCGGTAACGTGTGCACCGTCTTCGAGTAGGTCGCCATCGAACACCGGTTCGTTCGCCGTCGTCGCGGTAATCACGATTTCCGCGTCCTCGACAGCGGCGGCACTGCTCGCGACGGCGGCAACCGAAGCGTCGAGTCCCTCGTTCATCTCCCCGGCGAACGATTCGCGGCTCTCCTTCGTCGGGGAGTAGACCGAGACCGTTTCGATGTCGCGGACGGACGTCACGGCCTTCAGCTGTCCACGTGCCTGTGCGCCGCTTCCGATGATGGCGAGTTTCGTCGCGTCTTTCCGAGCGAGTGTATCCACGCCGACCGCACCGGTCGCACCCGTTTTGAACGGATTCATGCTCGCGCCGTCGATAAGTGCGATGGGTGCGCCGCTGTCGACGTCGAACAAGGGTGTCATGAACCACGCATCCTCCGCACCGAACCCGGCGGAGTACATGTACCCGCCCATCGCACCCGTCTCGGGGAGGATCGCGGAATATCCAGTCAGCATTCCGGCGGGGTCATCGTTCGGGAGCGTCGTGCGTGGTTTTGCGGGCGCACCCCTACCTCGCTGGCGGTATCCTTCGCGGACAGCATCGACGTACTCTTCCGGCGTTGCCAGTCCTGCAACGTCGTCGCTCGTCAGAAACAGCGCATCTGTCATGGCTGGCAAGAGAACAGCCAGTGACAAAACCGTTGAGGAACGGGAGAACGTGACGGGAAAGTGAGTACGGAAAAGGGAAGGGAGAGGGAAAAGATCAGTCCGCGGAATTGACTGGAGTGGACGTCTGGGCGGCAGGGGTGTCGTCGACAGGTCCGTTGATGAACAGCGCATGGCCGATGAGGAGAACCGCCGCGGTTGCACCGAGCGGAATCGCAGTCGTCAGTGCGAGTCCAGCAACGCTGAGTGCTC of the Haladaptatus caseinilyticus genome contains:
- a CDS encoding class II fumarate hydratase, with amino-acid sequence MSDEDYRIEEDSLGEMKVPADAYWGAQTQRAVQNFPISGITFGRRFIRALGVVKKAAAQANRDLGMIEEDEADVIIQAADEVIAGEHDDQFPVDVFQTGSGTSSNMNANEVIANRAAEIYGSEVGSRDIHPNDHVNFGQSSNDVIPTAMHVSALEAVEKDVLPALDTLREALAEKEEEYDDVVKTGRTHLQDATPVRVGQEFGGYRTQIEKGLARIDHTRDHLAELALGGTAVGTGLNTHPEFPSLAAEYISEETGIEFREADNHFEAQAAHDAMAEAHGALRTVAGSLNKIANDLRLLASGPRNGLGEIDQPENQPGSSIMPGKINPVVAEAVNQMHKQVVGNDTAVEYGAGEGQLDLNLYKPVLAHNFLQSAELISNSSTVFAEKFVQKLDVDAEHCETQVEQSMALATALNPHIGYDKASKAAKEALKEGKTVREVVVEKGYLSEEEADEIIDPEAMTHRGILGQDE
- a CDS encoding ABC transporter substrate-binding protein; the encoded protein is MANNENGGMSRRDYAKYAGLAGVVGTTGLAGCLGGGNGDEGKDGSKNGGNKVEVQHWWTGGDGNAAITALFEGFEKKHDITVKSNPVSGGAGQNLKNVIKKRVLNSDPPSTWQAWPGKNLHPYVEADKLEDIGESVWSKNDMKNAYLKGPKEAAKPNGKFVTVPLNIHRLNNLFYNVEVVEKAGVDPSSISKPSDLVDAMKTVENNTNAVGMAHQTKSGWSTLQLWAQVLLGEHGEQTYAAFTDGKVKQNKQAVKQSLSLVKEYHKHFNGDAGSIDWQQANKKLINGKAAFIHQGDWAAGMYRAQDSFEFEKQWNMVPFPGTKGKYSLVMDSFPFPKNNPTKEETKKFLQYVGSVDAQERFNPKKGSIPPRTDVPKDKFGPFLSRQMDQFKSSKSQPPSIAHGLATTPETLTKLDDAATSFNSSWNVDKTYNKFVSAFEPN
- a CDS encoding carbohydrate ABC transporter permease; the protein is MQRIRKSLKKVRRRLRRTRIHTTGVLVSDDGANEGSPELRSDGGTITEERRETEQSIFQNEFVQSIPFWLPPFLLMGFFVYGAIGWNLIISLTDFASLTLPTYDPTTFDLEMYRQAWNDPNFWNAAQNTFVLLIVFTALCLVVGLALAILIDRGIRFENAFRTIYLLPMSLSFVVTAKVWAWMYNFESGMINVTLRQFSLGFFSYHWISNPTTKLAAVIFALIWQFSGYAMVVYLAGLRAIPDSHFEAARVDGASTWRMYRRVIVPQLRSSTMGAAVVLMVFALKAFDFLYVMFGTNPGPAADILATMMFREAFASNQWAYGSAIAIVLFAMALTVVGPYLYSEYKRGEL
- a CDS encoding carbohydrate ABC transporter permease encodes the protein MKSKKGRVALYCVLFALVAFYLAPLESAIMTAFKTSSAFNETLPFAPPGLDGFTLDAWRVATTKLSHGILNSLLLAIPATILSATLGSLAAYGVTNVEWKYQMPIIALFVAGIFIPYQAVLVPLSRLFAIVDTQSLLAPLWGLPLMRAHYANIINLIIAHTAYGIPITFLLFRSYYRNLSEEMLEAARLDGASVFSIYRNIVLPLSKPMFAVTLIYQFTQVWNDLLFALVILPGGAGAGEPVTVALTNLSGGIIQSFGLQMAGAFVAAVPTLIVYIAFGEQFAKGVAN
- a CDS encoding ABC transporter ATP-binding protein, whose product is MAELTLDGVTKWFDDDSDRIVAVDDANIDIEDGEFLVLVGPSGCGKSTTLRMIAGLETISDGAIRLDGRTINDQPPTTRDIAMVFQSYALYPHMTVRENMSFGLEESTDLSDDDISRRVEETAEMMGIYDLLDRKPSELSGGQQQRVALGRAIVRDPEVFLMDEPLSNLDAKLRSQMRTELQRLQEDLGVTTVYVTHDQTEAMTMGDRIAILNDGKLQQVATPIEAYHRPANRFVAGFIGDPSMNFFEMKRDGDTLVGENFEYSLSAEALDEVGDTERVTLGIRPEDIELVSSDESAHEFRTVVDVVEPMGNENNVYLRFASANDRSAKGQVAAEQPTEDGPTGERRTFVVTVGGMQTIDEGQEVVSRIPETAIHLFDTETGTALRNRALDLSEASVPNR
- a CDS encoding BolA family protein, yielding MNADEVVALIESELEDADVTVTHPRGEHDEDHLAALVVSPAFEGKTLVQQHQLVYDALGDHMTTDIHALELKTYTPEEYEQ
- a CDS encoding ATP-grasp domain-containing protein; translated protein: MAVSRDGSVRVGVLSFHNSKETKAILNAIEALGHTPIWLRKANTHVEIIDDQARLVPSVDVLVNRLLLATIDDPLEELEIANILAGIRPMLNHPHNVLTAVHKYATAVRLSDHGVRTPDSYFALSSSSFAAGRDHLENPLVIKTGVGTHGETTWKLDDTGHPSHLVGRRHTFVQRFLDQNDRQWDVRAYVVDGEIVGIMRRLAPNGDWRTNVARGGVPEDATDELADEVGTVAREATVAVGLDIAGVDLMRWNEEWYVLEVNPTAGFRGLYRATGRSAAPSIARLAIERVGGSVSNEQVETLADTFDDSVPRCKPTPANSNSDGNPRTVGYTERVLVNGMVGLDSVVAKADTGAKRTSIGIDLAAKVGAGPIKSSTTVRSGSQQSSKKRPLVDVDIVIGDRWHRTTASVVDRSHMRYQLIMGRDVLSDYRVDLKRRALEE
- a CDS encoding presenilin family intramembrane aspartyl protease PSH encodes the protein MNKRTRVLFASGLTIAIFLGVQLGALALVEPFESAGYQTVEDPSDPTNSLVYVGVILVFTAGMLAVIKLGVEWILRAVIILTSGMLSLYVFSVVIPPTVEVTVGGAPVNVIAWGAAGLVALALAVYPEWYVIDTAGVVMGAGAAGLFGISFGLLPAIILLAVLAIYDAISVYGTEHMLTLASGVMDLKIPVILVIPMTLSYSFLEDTAQATSEGAVSPGDESDEAGESNETGRSDEIVESSGDEESGEPDADSGDRDAFFIGLGDAVMPTVLVASAAFFSPAKPLVSGFALNLPALTAMVGTLAGLVVLLWMVLKGRAHAGLPLLNGGAIGGYLVGALASGISLVQAMGL
- a CDS encoding ornithine cyclodeaminase family protein, whose translation is MTDALFLTSDDVAGLATPEEYVDAVREGYRQRGRGAPAKPRTTLPNDDPAGMLTGYSAILPETGAMGGYMYSAGFGAEDAWFMTPLFDVDSGAPIALIDGASMNPFKTGATGAVGVDTLARKDATKLAIIGSGAQARGQLKAVTSVRDIETVSVYSPTKESRESFAGEMNEGLDASVAAVASSAAAVEDAEIVITATTANEPVFDGDLLEDGAHVTAMGQYHPKKRELDATTIERATYVPDLRERATQDAGSFLAAVETGAVTDDHIHAELGEIVAGEATGRESEDEITVFDSGGTGIETVASAYLLYEKAREEGLGSTISLSPASEALTGE